The Strix aluco isolate bStrAlu1 chromosome 34, bStrAlu1.hap1, whole genome shotgun sequence genomic interval acttctttatcttttgcccaggaatgtagtttctaaaactatctcggccttgcttatatccttgaacacagctgcagcttgttgttacagtgaggccccttggtctggatcgctcataacatgttcgttgttctccagcgctTCCACATTCCTGCTCTTCTTGAAGATTGGTTTGACATCTGCCTTTTCCATGGACCCCAGAACCTCTCTGGTTGCTCTGACACTTTTGAGGGCTCAGTCCAGAATCACAGGTGAGGGTGACATAACGAACAGGAGCACTTGCAATGAGCCTGTCCAAGGCAGCCCAGATGAGTCTCACTGGGAGAGTGGGGGTTGTTCCTGGAGTCACACACAGAAGTGTCAGGGCTCTGTCAGGTGTCCACATCTCAGCTGGCCTCATGCACTCATCTTACACACAGGGGTGTTCAGAGACACGAGTCCTTCCCTTGCACCTGCAGAGGCCGTACATTGCAGGAGTCGTAGTGTCTCTctggcctcctgctgccactgacAGAGTCTGGGAGGCCCCTCAGACCTGTGGTGATCACCCTGCTCTGCACTCGTGGGAGATGCCCCACAGCATGAGGAATGGACACAGGGACCACAGTTCAAGGGAACACCTTCCATTGCTGCATTCAGGTGGTTTCCCAGATGACGTTACTGTCAATGTGAAGTGACCTCATGACACTGTTTGTCCCACACACCTTCATGGCACCCCCAGGAATGGCTGATGGCATTTGTGCTCTCTTACTTCACACACATGATGTGCATGCTTACATCTCCTCCCCACAAGGCAAACATGGACTTCTGAGCTACGTATTTGATGTACCTTTgtgtagggaaaaagaaactcCCCAgtgtggggtgagaggccagtgctGCAAATGGTGTTTGGGAGGGGCTAGAGCGTGAgtcattgtcatggtttaaccccagctggcaactgaaccccacacagccactcactcactcccctgggTCCAATGGCAGAGAGAATCACAAGGGTAGAACTGAGAAAACTtgcaggttgagataaagacagtttaataggtaaagaaaaagccacacaggtaagcaaaggaaaacatggaattcattcacttctttccatttgcaggcagggcctcagccatctccagaacatcagggctccatcacatgtaacggtgacttgggaagacaaatgctgtaactctgaacgtccccatgttcatccttcttcccccaactttatatAACTGAGCATGATGGCATAAGGTATAGAATATCACTTttgtcagctggggtcagctgtcccagctgtcttCCTTCCCATCTCCTTGTGCAgtcccagcctgctcactggtggggtggggtgaggagcggaaaaggccttgactctgtgtaagccctgctcagcgatAACGAAAACAGCCCtgcgttatcaacactgttttcagcacaaatccaaaccacagccccataccagctactaggaagaaaattaactgtatcccagccaaaccagccCAGGCAGCTTCCCCAGTGTGTCCAGTGAACACAGACACAGACCAGACTCTGGTCCTTCAAGTCTCTCCCAGGAGGCCTGGCTGTGCGAGGACACTGCTGTGTGCTCCCACCCTGCAAATCAAACTGTGCACCTGTTCACTGGTGTTTTCATCGATGGGACAATTTCTTGGGCATGTTCTTGAGATCAGATTTGGAAGAAGACCTCAGCCTGTCCCAGCCTGTGGACACAGAACTGCCACGCAGCAGGAGTGTGACCAAGCTGCCAGAGCACTCAGGCCTTACACCAAActgaagggaacagaaagagagtgtggaagggaggagagaacTTCTCTGGAAGACCAAGTGCTGCCTGACAGGGCTGCCATGCTGGGActctcttcccctccacctctgCACACAGGAATTGTCCCTGCAGCTCCAAAAATGTCTTAGAGGAaagatctcagaagaaaaaaacatcactgcAGACCCTTTCTTTTGTAAAACACACAGAGATCATGGCTCCTCATTTATGCAGCCactcagtcagaaaagaaaagcagacactgAAACAGAAAGGGGATGACAACATCATTACAAGTaaaataccaccaccaccaacagaaaaagcagagaggctGGGCCTGTAAACAGTTATATTATAATTGCTTTGAAGAAGATGAGCAGTTTATTGGTTCAGAATAACACCTAGTTATCGAtttcctcagggcatccttgatctcctggttcctcatgctgtagatgagggggttcaatGCTGGAGGaaccactgagtacagaaatgataccaccaggtccagggatggggaggagatggaggggggcttcaggtagGCAAATATGGACgtgctgataaagagggagaccacggccaggtgagggaggcacgtggaaaaggctttgtgccgtccctgctcagaggggatcctcagcacagccctcaagatctgcacataggacaccacaatgaaaacaaaacaaccaaatgCTAAACAGGCACTAACCATGataagcccaacttccctgaggtaggagtgtgagcaggagagcttgaggatctgggggatttcacagaagagaTGGTCCAGGacattgccttggcagagtggtagtgaaaatgtgttcaCAGTGTGCAGGAGAGAATTGAGGAACCCAgtgccacaggcagctgctgccatgtggacacaagctctgctgcccaggagggtcctgtagtgcaggggtttgcagatggcaatgtagcggtcgtaggacatgatggtgaggagagaaaactctgctgtaaaaaagaaaaagaaaaaaaagacctgggcagcacatcccGAGTAGGAGATGTGCCtggtgtcccagagggaattgtccatggctttggggagagtggtggagatggagcccaggtcgaggagggagaggttgaggaggaagaagtacatgggggtgtgcaggtggtggtcacaggcgatggcggtgatgatgaggccgttgcccaggagggcagccaggtagatgcccaggaagagccagaagtgcaagagctgcagctcccgtgtgtctgcgaatgccaggaggaggaactcagtgatggagctgccgtTGGACATCTGCTGCCTCTGGACATGGGGGACTGTACATGGAGGAAAAGCAGTGAGCAGTTAGAGTAGACTTCTCTGAACAAAACTTCTCCACTTCTCACAGAACCCCACTAAACTCCTTTGCCTCTTTCAGGAGACCATTGGCAGgttgtcgcagatgaaagtattaacactgtAATGATTTCACAGCTAAGTGAGCTGTATTAGTGACTGGCAGCACTtgatcattaaccaatttaaggatttacaaagtcattcagtaaaatatgttataattaaaatagcgacttaactacagattcaaagatgacaagattcacactaacttaccgtacggtaccttaaatcaatacatatatacatgctcATTCACAAAGACAAGACATACAGACActcagacagacaaaaatatttggatccagtgaaataactatgtacccacactcgtggaaataactgtgtatacctaaaCACATCGGTAGGAAGAGAGAatgagtgggtgaaagagaagccagCTTCCAGTTAACATTTCCCTCTTGTCGAGTTTGGAGTAAATACTCACAGTGCATCGACATTCCTcaatgggtgataattgagaTTCGAGAGGGTTAACTTCGACCTGGTCTCCCGTCAGTTCTAACGGCAGACCATACCTCAAGgattttggtacctgagaggcatcccagctcagggaagatgctggtcacaggcccactgcgatccaggagagctcagagggtctcacttggggtccctatttatagggtccaaggtAACTGACTTTTCTCAGGTACTTTTTAGCTCCAGCCCAGCTCAAATAATGGCGCATTCTGGTATCTTCCACCActttgcacaagaacttgatgagcgtgcaattctgttattgttttccctGGACCATGTCCCAGGTACaggtgtaccaggctgtcaggaggtgatggactgttccCAAgcgatagggagagcaggagccaggcttggcGAAGGGGCACTGAGTGGCCGAGCAAGGAGGGGAGTTGGAGTCACTACAAGTGCCGAGAGAAGGCGGGGAGGAATTGCACGACCACACATGTCCACCTCATGAGCTCTGGTTGGTGCTGGCGGAGGGTACCCAAGGGAGCAGGGGTCTGTGCTGTGGGCTCTGGATGAATCAGTCCTATCCTACAACAGCAGGCAAATAGGAACACGGGTGATCTCAAATTAAACACACTATTGATAGAAATGAGCTTTTCAGCATTGTTTCTCCCATTTCACCTGACAttagagcagagctgtggggaattgattttgtttattttgttctagtTGTCTCACCACTCCTGAGGAGCATTTCCTAAGGCAGAAACACTTGGCATTCCTGTTCCACTCCATATGAAACTTTGTTGGTGCTGACAGGCAAAGGGACTGTCCCTTCGTGCAGTGTGGAGAGCTGCTCTGTCCATCAgccctgctctcagctgccctttcCCTGCCTCTCTTTGAGCTGGAGGATGATCAAAGCCTGATGTTCACCTGAAATGAAACTGGAAACTTCTGACAGCGGAGGAATCCAGTTTCAAAGTGCAGATCCCCAAACCCCTCCCCAACATCTCACCGTACCTGAGGAGGGacacacagggctcattgcagctgcccACACACAGACGATGAGCCGCATTGTCATGGCCTTAGCACCGAGTTGTCTTCTCCATGGGGCGCAGAGAGACCACGGGAGAGCTGTGCCCTTctggagggcagcctgcagcccagcAGGACCCCAGGGAAAGAGTCAGAGCCCTGAAGATGGGGTGTCCTTAAGTGAGGGTCAGCTCATTGCCAGTCCCACACATTGCCGTGCCCAGAGCCCCCAGGTAAGGCGGGGACAAAGGCAGGCAGGTCAGGAGGGGAGACACAGAGAAATGCCCCAAAACTCCTGTCAAGGAGTAAGGAGTAAGGATagggacagacagagaggaaCTCAGGGGTTTCTCCTCACTGCAGGTCAGGATGCCAAGAAG includes:
- the LOC141917111 gene encoding olfactory receptor 14J1-like, whose protein sequence is MSNGSSITEFLLLAFADTRELQLLHFWLFLGIYLAALLGNGLIITAIACDHHLHTPMYFFLLNLSLLDLGSISTTLPKAMDNSLWDTRHISYSGCAAQVFFFFFFFTAEFSLLTIMSYDRYIAICKPLHYRTLLGSRACVHMAAAACGTGFLNSLLHTVNTFSLPLCQGNVLDHLFCEIPQILKLSCSHSYLREVGLIMVSACLAFGCFVFIVVSYVQILRAVLRIPSEQGRHKAFSTCLPHLAVVSLFISTSIFAYLKPPSISSPSLDLVVSFLYSVVPPALNPLIYSMRNQEIKDALRKSITRCYSEPINCSSSSKQL